TACATTATAAGAGTTTCGATTCTGTCTTTTACACTCTGTAAAAAAGTTCTTTTGTCTTTATTTTCTCGAGGTAAAAATCCCATAAATACAAATTGAGAAGTATCCATCCCCGAATAGACTAAGGCTGTAGTTACAGCAGTAGCACCAGGTAGTACTTCAAAATCTATCCCTTCTTCTATACATTTACGTACAATGATGTTTCCCGGATCTGATATTCCCGGGGTACCTGCATCACTTACCAATGCTATATTTTTTCCATCTTTTAGTTTTTGTATTAACAATTCACTCTTATCATTTTCATTATATTTATGATAACTCATAAGAGGTCTTTTTATATTAAAATGATTCAATAATTTTAAACTCTGTCTGGTGTCTTCTGCTGCTATCAAATCTACATTTTTAAGTGTATCTAAAGCCCTTAAAGTAATATCTTTTAAATTTCCTATAGGAGTTGCTACTAAAAAAAGCTTACCCATATTTAATCTCTCCTCTTATCTTCCATATATTTCATCAATTTCTTTACTATAACTTCCATCTAACTCACGTATATATACAGGCACGCCCCATTTTAAAAATCGTCCTCCATTATTTTGTCCTTCTATAAGCAGCATGTTAGGAGCTTTATTTACACTGGGTTGAACCATTCTTATGAATTTAGGTTCTATCCCATGCTGTCTCATAGTACAAATGATATCTGCCATTCTATCCGGTCTATGTATCATGTAAAATTTACCATTATCTCTTAATACAGTTTTAGCTGCCCTTATAACATCTTCTAATTCACAACATATTTCATGTCTAGCAATAGCATTTTTTTCTTTTGAATTTATTATTCCAGAGCCTTTCAATTTATAAGGTGGATTAACTGTAACTACATCTGCTTTAGGTATACTCTTTAAATAATTTAAATCTTTTAAATCTCTATTAACAAACTCTATGATATTTTCCATATTATTAAACTTCACAGTTCTTATGGACATCTCTACCATATCTTTTTGTATTTCTATGCCTATTATTTTACCTGCCTGTGTTTTTCCGGATAATATAAATGGAACTATTCCCGTGCCACTGCATAAGTCAATTACCCTTGCTCCCCTTTTTACTCTAGCAAAATTAGCAAGCAGTACTGCATCCACCCCAAACCTAAAAGCATCTTTTTTTTGTATAATACATAATCCTTTCAATTGTAAATCATCTAAAGTTTCATTATCTTTTAATAAATTATTATTCACATAAATACCTCATTTTTGAATTGATATTTTTAATTATGATTTAAATACTCTTCATTGTCAAATACTCATAAATTTACATATAAAAATTCCAGGAGTATAATCCCGGAATTTTTGAGTGCTATACTATTCTATTTATTAGTGGAATTACTATTAATACCATTTTCCTCAACTGCATTAAATTTGCTATTTAATATAACTATATCAACTCTTCTATTCTTAGCTTTGCCTTCATCTGTGGAATTATCTCCCACAGGTCTATATTCCCCATAGCCAATTGCAGATAATTTTTCTGGTTCAATTCCAGCACTTTTTATAAGAAACTCAGTAACATTAGATGCCCTGTCACAGGATAACTTCCAATTAGAAGAATATTGATTATTACTAATAGGAATGTTATCTGTATGTCCTTCTATCCTCATATAATTTCCAAGCTGATTTAAAATTTTACCTATTTCTACAAGTTTTTGCTGAAACTCCGGTTTTATATCGGCTTTTCCTGTATCAAACAACAAACTATCGTTCATACTTACAATAAGTCCTCTTTCATTTATGCTGGTAGATACACTTCCACTCATTTCACTATTTTGCAGATATTTATCCACTTCTGATTTCAGTTCAGATAATTTCTTTTCCTGATCATCTGTATCAGTTTGCTGTGTTTCTTCAGGATCTACAGTTTCTTTTATACTTGAAGTATCATCACTTCCTATTACACTTTTTCCTCCACCCATAGACATCTTTAAAGATTCTGCTACCTGCTTATATTTAGATGCACTTATATTGCTCATAGAATACATTACAACAAAAAATATCATAAGTAAAGTTATTAAATCGGAATAAGTAAGCAGCCATCTTTCTGTATTTTCTTCCGCATGCTTTTTTTTCTTTTTCATAATTGCTGTTTACCATCCATTTCTTCAAATCTAACTAATTCTTCTTTATTTAAAAAGCTCTTCAATTTCTCTGCTATGGTATTCGGATTTATTCCTTCTTGTATGTATAATATTCCTTCAACTATCAAAGTTTTCTCTTTTACTTCTTTATCATCGAGAACATTTAATCTATTAGCTATAGGAAGCCATATAAGATTAGCTGCACCAATACCATATAATGTTGCTAAAAATGCTACTGCTATCTTAGGTCCTAATGTAGACGGATCTTCTAAATTACCCAAAACATGAACTAGTCCCATAACTGTACCTACTATACCCATAGTAGGAGAATATCCACCCGCACTTTGAAATACAGCTGCTCCCTGTCTATGTCTTTCTGAGGTAGATTCTAATTCTAACTCCAATATGCTCCTAACTGCTTGAGGATCTACTCCATCTACCACAAGCTGTAATCCTTTTTTTATGAAAGGATCTAGATTAGGATCACTAGATATTTCTCCTTCTAAACTTAAAAGCCCATTTTTCCTGGTTCTATAAGATACATCTTTAAAATAGGATATTAAAGAAGGCAACTCCGTTTTTGGAGGACTTATCATAACTTTAACCATTTTTGGAATTCTTTTTAGTAGATCTAAAGGAAAAGACACCCCTACAGCCCCAATTGTTCCACCAAATACTATCATAGCTGCCGTAGGCCCCAAAAGAGCTGAAAGATGTCCCCCATCTAGTATGAATCCCCCACCTAGGGCTAATAGTCCAAAAATCAAGAATAAAATAACAGATATATCCATATTATACCTCCATTTAATGCATTTTGCTACTAAAACTCTTATTTGAATCCTTTCACCTATATTTTATTAATCGGTTAAAATGACCTACTCTTTATACAATGTTTTATGTATTTATAAATATAAGAATATAGAGCTTTATCCAAATATATAAACGCTACCTAAGCCTAAGAATTACTTGTTCTTGATATAAAAAACTTGTCCCAAAATTAAAAAGACTACCCTAGGCAGCCTTTTTAAAAGTAATTCTAATCATTTACACTAGTCCGCTTGAACTAGTGCTCCTACAGGACAGACACTAGCACAGCTTCCACAATCTATACATGTACCATCATCTATTAAAAATTGAGTATCTCCTTGACTTATGCATTCAACTGGACATTCTGAAGCACATGCTCCACAATTCATACATGCATCTGTAATTTTATATGCCATTATACTACACCTCCTTAGATTTTAAGAATCAATATGTTTTTATATCCTATAACATTTTATCATATTTATTATAATTTTTAAAGATAATTTTAGAACACCGCATAACCCACATCTTCAAGACATTGTATTATTTTATCTTCTGTTATGAAGTAATCATCATATACTATACTTACCTCACATTTTTGTGTATTTATCTGACATGCTATTACTCCTTCATTATTAGAAATAACTTTTCTTATATTATTTACATCTCTATTATTACGTATATTAGGAATTTTAAATACAGATTTCATACACTAACCTCCTAGTCCTCATTAAATAAGTGTTTAATTATATCCTCATCTTCAGCTTCTATATCAATCTTTATTTCATCCTCATTTATATTTCCTTCAAATCCCCCAGATATCATGTGAACATCATGTATAGATATATCCTTTATAACATCTTCTCCATCCTTAACTCTTATTTTTACTTTAATCATCTCTTTTACCACAGAATTACTTGTAACTTCCCCCTGTCCATATGATGTATCCACAATGGAACCTACCTTAGGTAATTTCTTTCTTATTCTCTCGTAAGTATCCTGTTCATAATTTAAACAGCACATAAGCCTTCCACACATGCCTGATATTTTTGTAGGATTTAAGGACAAATTTTGTTCTTTAGCCATTTTTATAGAAACAGGCACAAAATCTCCTAAAAAAGTAGAACAGCACATGGTTCTGCCACAAGGTCCAAGACCTCCCACCATTTTAGCCTCATCTCTTACTCCTATTTGTCTAAGTTCTATTCGGGTTCTGAATATTGAAGCAAGATCTTTTACCAATTCTCTAAAATCTACTCTTCCATCTGCAGTAAAATAAAATATAACTTTATTATTATCAAAAGTATATTCTACATCTATAAGTTTCATTTTCAAATCATGCTGTTGTATTTTTTCAATACATACTTTAAATGCTTCACTTTCTTTTTCCTTATTTTCATTATGTTTTTTTATATCTTCTTCTGTAGCCACCCTCAATACATTTTTAAGTGGTGAAACTATATTACTTTCACTTATAGCCTTAGGAGCTATAACACATTTGCCAAATTCTACACCTCTAGCCGTTTCCACTATTATGTTGTCATATTTTTTTATATTTAAATTATCCGGTGAAAAATAATATATTTTCCCAGCCTTTTTAAATCGCACTCCTACAACTGTTACCATGTTTTATTTATACCTCCTGCATTTTCATCAGCATAGAATCAAAAACCAAAGTTGGATTTACATTTTTATCTATTTTTTCCCTAATACTTCCTATAATATCAATAATAGCATTTAATTTATTGAATGAAAACATTTCTCCTATAGCTTTTAGCTCTTGAAACTTATCCCTATTTATAATCAAATCACTATTACCTGTTTCCTTATATATGAGAACATCACGTATATAAGACAACATACAGGTAAGTATCTCTTCCCAGTTATCTTTTTCTTTAAATAAGTAATTAGGAAATTCTAAAGTAATATTTATATCTTCGTCATATAATTTCCTAAATATTTTTATAGTTATATTCCTTATTTCTTTTAAAACTGAACTTGAAATAAATTTTTCTGCTCTTCCAGGTATACCATCACTAAAAGCCATAATAGAATTTAATTCTTGTTCATACAATCCAGGGAATTTATTATTCAAAAATTTTTTCATATCTTTTGAATTTAGCCTATTAAGTTTATATATCTGACATCTGGATTTTACTGTATCTAAAATTCCATCCAGCTTCTCACACAATAGTATAATAAAACTTCCTTTTGGTGGTTCTTCTATAGTTTTCAATACTGCATTCTGAGCAGTTTCCGTAATTTTATCAGAATTATATAGTATTATTACTTTTTTGTCACCTTCATATGGTTTTTTATTAATCTCCTCTATTATATATTTTATTTCTTCTATACCAATAGATTTTTTATTTTTAAATAACTTAAGTTCTATTATATCTACATATCGTTTAATTTCATTTTTACCTAGTATTTTTATGGCTAATTCTTCAGCAAACAAACTCTTTCCAAGTCCATCTTCTCCTACAAAAATACTGGCATGAGAAAGTCTATTCAGCTTTATAGAATTTTCTATCTGAGATTTTATCATATCATGACCTATTATCCTATAAAAACTCACTCTTAAATTTACCTCCTAGATTTTAATAAACTTATCCACATCTATTACAAATATATTTGCTCCTCCAACTTCTATTTCCATGGAATAAGGCATATATATCCCTGTAGCACTTGCAACTGAAGAAGGAGCAGTTATAACTTGTTTTCTAGTTTTACATACCTGTTCAATATAAGCTACCACTTTATCTACGCCATCTTCTTCTACCCCTATCATTAAAGTTGTATTGCCTGCTTTTAAAAATCCTCCTGTAGTAGCAAGTTTAGTCACTTTAAATTCATGTTCCGTTAAAACTTTTAATAAATCTGCTGCATCATCATCTTGAACAATAGCTATGATTAATTTCACAAGACATCCCTCCTTCTAATTTTATATAAAAATCATCTGAATTTTTAAAATTAACTTATAATAATTATAGCATAAGTACTTACCTTAATTATATAATCTTATATTAGACCATTTAACATAGGTATATTACATCAATATATATTTTACTAAACTATATATATTTTTATGAATTTCATTTACTGTGTTTATTCTATCATTTTCTATACAAGAAATTTTATTCCACCCATATTTATCTGCTACATATACTGCATTATTATATGAATTAATTAAATATTCATAATTACTCTCATGTATATCTTTTTTGGCGTTACCTGTAAATTTATTATTCCTCTCAATCATGAGATTTTTACTATACTCAGGAGGCATATCTAAGAATATTACACAATCAGGTACTGGCAGCTTAAATATATTGAATTCAAAATCCCACAGCCATTTTAAAAATTTATCTTTTTCTTCTATATTATCAATTTTGGAAGCCTGATGTACCATATTGGATGTAGTATACCTATCTGATAGAACTATGCCTCCACCTTCATAGAATTTTTTCCACTGTGTTTTATAAGAAGCAAACCTATCTACCCCATAAAAGGTAGATGCAACATAGGCACTTACATCTTCAGGATTTTCTCCAAAATCTCCATTTAAGTACATTTTTACCAGAGCAGATGATTCACTATTGTAATTAGGATATTCTACTTTTTTCACATTGTATTTTTCATCTAAAAGTCTATTATAAAGTTTTCTGGTCTGTGTAGCTTTGCCACTGCCATCACATCCTTCTATAACTATAAGTTTCCCTTTTAATGATTCCATTTAAACTTCCCCCATTAATTTATTTTACAACTGAAATCTTATTATCTTTTATGCCTACTATATCCAATCCAGATTTCACATAGTACTTTATAATTTTTAAAATATTTCTATCTATTATCTCCCCCATCAATAATAAAGGTACTCCTGGAGGATAGGGTGTTACATTAACTGCTGCTATTCTTCCCAATGAACTTTCTACATTTATTATCTCCTTTTCTGAATTTATAACTTCATAAGGCAATACTTCCATTTTAGGTACTTCATACTCCATCATATCTATTTTTTTATATATAAAGTTTTTTAAATTACAATTTTTTAATGCTCTATACAATATTTCAAATTCTTCTTTTTTATTAAAAGGAGAAAAAATTAATATTACATTAAAGTTATCACTCATCTCAGCTTGAATTTTTGATTTTCTTAAATAGTCCAATAGTAAATTTGCACTATTGCCTTTTTTTAAGTTTATAATATATCTGGTGGAATCCATATTCCACACATTTGACGGTAAATTTTCATCATATACTAATATATCCTTTTTTTCAATTATATTAAATCCTTTTATAAGATTTATTTTATCCCTGTAATATTGGCTTATTTCAATAAGTTTTTCATAATCCCTATATCCATATTTCTCAAGATAAAACCTGGCATAATCCATAGAACAAAGTGCTATATAAGAAGGACTTGTACTTAAAAATACTTTAGAATAAAAATCAACTTTATCTAAATCCTCTTTATTATTAATATGTAAATAAGCGGTTTGAGTGAGACTTGGCAGTGTCTTATGTGCACTTGTAACTACCATGTCCGCTCCCATCTTAACTGCACTCTTAGGTAAACTTTTATGAACCCCAAAATGAGCGCCATGAGCACAATCAACTAAAATTTTCATATTATATTCTCTAGCTTTTTCTATTATAAATTCTAAATTACTGCATATGCCATAATAATTAGGATATGTAATAATTATTCCTTTTGCATCTTTATTTTCATCTAAGACTTTTAAAAAATGCTCCAAATTTATACAAACAGGAGCATTTAATCTTGTACTTATAATATTTTTTAAATATACGGGATTTAACTTTCTCATAATTATCCCATTAAATATAGAACTATGACAATTTCTTTCTACCAAAACTTTATCTCCCTCATTAAAACTGCTAAATAGCATTATCATGTTTCCTGAGGTGCTGCCATTAACCAGGAAATAAGATTTTTTACTTCCATAAAAATCTCTAAGACGCTCACTAGCATCTAATATTATACTTTTGGGATTATGAAGATTGTCTACCCCATCTACTTCTGTAATATCAAACTTTAAAATATTATCTATAAAATTCCTTCCTATTGAAGTATTAAAAAATCCCCTGCCATTTTTATGTCCAGGCATACAAAATGATATATTATTTTCTTCGATGTATTTTAAAACTCCTTCTAAAAGCGGTAATTCTGACAATGGATTATCTCTCCTTTTATAATAAAACGTACTATAGTTTTTTTTATTCTCTGTTTATAATACTCATAAAAATCCACATTATTTTCTAACTTTAATAATCTCTTTTCACAATTTATACATATTCCTCTACCATATATTATTATACCATTACTTAAAGGCTTTCCACATATTATACAATACTTTTTTTTCATTCATATCCTCCTAGCAAGTCCTAATTATGAATTAATAAATTAATTTTATCATTTAGATTCTCGCCTTTTAATGTATATAATATTCAATTGAATTTTATTTTATTTTTTTATCCTAATATTAT
This window of the Clostridium kluyveri DSM 555 genome carries:
- the rsmI gene encoding 16S rRNA (cytidine(1402)-2'-O)-methyltransferase, translated to MGKLFLVATPIGNLKDITLRALDTLKNVDLIAAEDTRQSLKLLNHFNIKRPLMSYHKYNENDKSELLIQKLKDGKNIALVSDAGTPGISDPGNIIVRKCIEEGIDFEVLPGATAVTTALVYSGMDTSQFVFMGFLPRENKDKRTFLQSVKDRIETLIMYESPHRLINTLEILKDILGNRRIAICRELTKVYEQILRFTIEESIKYYSESSIKGEFVLVIEGRDKRELLKEQMEKWEDLSIEDHIRMYIEKGLNKKEAVKKVARDRNICKSQIYKYSINL
- a CDS encoding tRNA1(Val) (adenine(37)-N6)-methyltransferase, which produces MNNNLLKDNETLDDLQLKGLCIIQKKDAFRFGVDAVLLANFARVKRGARVIDLCSGTGIVPFILSGKTQAGKIIGIEIQKDMVEMSIRTVKFNNMENIIEFVNRDLKDLNYLKSIPKADVVTVNPPYKLKGSGIINSKEKNAIARHEICCELEDVIRAAKTVLRDNGKFYMIHRPDRMADIICTMRQHGIEPKFIRMVQPSVNKAPNMLLIEGQNNGGRFLKWGVPVYIRELDGSYSKEIDEIYGR
- a CDS encoding OmpA/MotB family protein, producing the protein MKKKKKHAEENTERWLLTYSDLITLLMIFFVVMYSMSNISASKYKQVAESLKMSMGGGKSVIGSDDTSSIKETVDPEETQQTDTDDQEKKLSELKSEVDKYLQNSEMSGSVSTSINERGLIVSMNDSLLFDTGKADIKPEFQQKLVEIGKILNQLGNYMRIEGHTDNIPISNNQYSSNWKLSCDRASNVTEFLIKSAGIEPEKLSAIGYGEYRPVGDNSTDEGKAKNRRVDIVILNSKFNAVEENGINSNSTNK
- a CDS encoding flagellar motor protein; this encodes MDISVILFLIFGLLALGGGFILDGGHLSALLGPTAAMIVFGGTIGAVGVSFPLDLLKRIPKMVKVMISPPKTELPSLISYFKDVSYRTRKNGLLSLEGEISSDPNLDPFIKKGLQLVVDGVDPQAVRSILELELESTSERHRQGAAVFQSAGGYSPTMGIVGTVMGLVHVLGNLEDPSTLGPKIAVAFLATLYGIGAANLIWLPIANRLNVLDDKEVKEKTLIVEGILYIQEGINPNTIAEKLKSFLNKEELVRFEEMDGKQQL
- a CDS encoding DUF362 domain-containing protein, whose translation is MAYKITDACMNCGACASECPVECISQGDTQFLIDDGTCIDCGSCASVCPVGALVQAD
- a CDS encoding heavy-metal-associated domain-containing protein; translation: MKSVFKIPNIRNNRDVNNIRKVISNNEGVIACQINTQKCEVSIVYDDYFITEDKIIQCLEDVGYAVF
- a CDS encoding PSP1 domain-containing protein produces the protein MVTVVGVRFKKAGKIYYFSPDNLNIKKYDNIIVETARGVEFGKCVIAPKAISESNIVSPLKNVLRVATEEDIKKHNENKEKESEAFKVCIEKIQQHDLKMKLIDVEYTFDNNKVIFYFTADGRVDFRELVKDLASIFRTRIELRQIGVRDEAKMVGGLGPCGRTMCCSTFLGDFVPVSIKMAKEQNLSLNPTKISGMCGRLMCCLNYEQDTYERIRKKLPKVGSIVDTSYGQGEVTSNSVVKEMIKVKIRVKDGEDVIKDISIHDVHMISGGFEGNINEDEIKIDIEAEDEDIIKHLFNED
- a CDS encoding DNA polymerase III subunit delta', which produces MSFYRIIGHDMIKSQIENSIKLNRLSHASIFVGEDGLGKSLFAEELAIKILGKNEIKRYVDIIELKLFKNKKSIGIEEIKYIIEEINKKPYEGDKKVIILYNSDKITETAQNAVLKTIEEPPKGSFIILLCEKLDGILDTVKSRCQIYKLNRLNSKDMKKFLNNKFPGLYEQELNSIMAFSDGIPGRAEKFISSSVLKEIRNITIKIFRKLYDEDINITLEFPNYLFKEKDNWEEILTCMLSYIRDVLIYKETGNSDLIINRDKFQELKAIGEMFSFNKLNAIIDIIGSIREKIDKNVNPTLVFDSMLMKMQEV
- a CDS encoding cyclic-di-AMP receptor → MKLIIAIVQDDDAADLLKVLTEHEFKVTKLATTGGFLKAGNTTLMIGVEEDGVDKVVAYIEQVCKTRKQVITAPSSVASATGIYMPYSMEIEVGGANIFVIDVDKFIKI
- a CDS encoding dTMP kinase, producing the protein MESLKGKLIVIEGCDGSGKATQTRKLYNRLLDEKYNVKKVEYPNYNSESSALVKMYLNGDFGENPEDVSAYVASTFYGVDRFASYKTQWKKFYEGGGIVLSDRYTTSNMVHQASKIDNIEEKDKFLKWLWDFEFNIFKLPVPDCVIFLDMPPEYSKNLMIERNNKFTGNAKKDIHESNYEYLINSYNNAVYVADKYGWNKISCIENDRINTVNEIHKNIYSLVKYILM
- a CDS encoding aminotransferase class I/II-fold pyridoxal phosphate-dependent enzyme is translated as MSELPLLEGVLKYIEENNISFCMPGHKNGRGFFNTSIGRNFIDNILKFDITEVDGVDNLHNPKSIILDASERLRDFYGSKKSYFLVNGSTSGNMIMLFSSFNEGDKVLVERNCHSSIFNGIIMRKLNPVYLKNIISTRLNAPVCINLEHFLKVLDENKDAKGIIITYPNYYGICSNLEFIIEKAREYNMKILVDCAHGAHFGVHKSLPKSAVKMGADMVVTSAHKTLPSLTQTAYLHINNKEDLDKVDFYSKVFLSTSPSYIALCSMDYARFYLEKYGYRDYEKLIEISQYYRDKINLIKGFNIIEKKDILVYDENLPSNVWNMDSTRYIINLKKGNSANLLLDYLRKSKIQAEMSDNFNVILIFSPFNKKEEFEILYRALKNCNLKNFIYKKIDMMEYEVPKMEVLPYEVINSEKEIINVESSLGRIAAVNVTPYPPGVPLLLMGEIIDRNILKIIKYYVKSGLDIVGIKDNKISVVK
- a CDS encoding sigma factor G inhibitor Gin: MKKKYCIICGKPLSNGIIIYGRGICINCEKRLLKLENNVDFYEYYKQRIKKTIVRFIIKGEIIHCQNYRF